From the genome of bacterium:
AAAGAAAGTCATCAAGACGGACAAGGCGGGCTCCGGAAAAGTGCCCCTTTCCCAAGGGATTGTGGTGGGCGAGTGGCTTTTCTGCTCGGGCCAGCTGCCCCTCGATCCGGCGACGGGCCAGCTCGTCCCCGGCGGCATCGCGGAGCAGACCCGGCGGGCGATCGAGAACCTCAAGGCCGTCTGCGAGGCGGCGGGCACCTCTCTCGCCAACGCAGTCAAGGTGACGATATTCATGGAAGACCTCGCCGAGCTTCAGGGAATGAACGCGGTCTTTGAGGAATACTTCGGGGTGGTAGACCCGCCCGCCCGGACCACTTTTCAGGCAGCGAAGCTGATTGCGGGCGCGAAGCTCGAGATCGAGCTTCAGGCCGTGATTTAGGGATATCCAGATGGCGAAGACGCCGCTTGTCGGAATTCTCATGGGCAGCGCCAACGACGCCGCGGTGATGGAGGAGGCGGCGAAGGCGCTGGACGATCTCGGGGTGGCGAACGAGATGCGGATACTCTCGGCCCACCGCACCCCGGATGCCGTTCATGCCTACGTCAAGGAGGCGCCCTCCCGCGGAATCCGCGTGCTCATCGCGGGGGCCGGGATGGCGGCCCACCTTGCGGGCGTGGTGGGGGCCGGCACCATCCTTCCGGTGATCGGC
Proteins encoded in this window:
- a CDS encoding Rid family detoxifying hydrolase — translated: MQKKVIKTDKAGSGKVPLSQGIVVGEWLFCSGQLPLDPATGQLVPGGIAEQTRRAIENLKAVCEAAGTSLANAVKVTIFMEDLAELQGMNAVFEEYFGVVDPPARTTFQAAKLIAGAKLEIELQAVI
- the purE gene encoding 5-(carboxyamino)imidazole ribonucleotide mutase, which encodes MAKTPLVGILMGSANDAAVMEEAAKALDDLGVANEMRILSAHRTPDAVHAYVKEAPSRGIRVLIAGAGMAAHLAGVVGAGTILPVIGVPLDASPLGGLDALLSTVQMPPGIPVAAMGIGAAGARNAGLFAARILALSDAALAKRYANFVAAQSEKVLSADEELRKGRSGN